The Deferribacterota bacterium genome includes the window ATTATTAAAACATCTAAAGCTAAGATGCTTAATTTTTCATTAGATGAGAGCATGGGATATCAGTGTGGTGGCAGTGTTACAATATATTTGGAACCTATCAATGTTGCACCAAGGGTTATTATTTTTGGGGCAGGACATATTGGGGTAGCCTTGTGCAAAATACTTAGATTGCTTAACCTAAGGCTCGTGGTTGTAGATGATAGAAAAGAGTATATAGATAACAATGATTTTAAAGATGTCAATAAAGTTTATGTGCCTCAATTGACTGATGCTTTCAGTAAGCTTGAAATAGATGAGAATTCATTTATTGTGATTGCCACAAGGGACCATCAATTGGATTTACAGTTGTGCAAGTATGCCGTTAATACCAATGCAAAATATATAGGCGTTATAGGCAGCAAAAAAAAGAGTGAGTACATATTAAACTCCTTAAAAGAAAATGGTTATAAAGAGGATATATTAAAGAAGGTTTATTCTCCAGTTGGAATACCAATTAAAACTGATACACCTGAAGAGATAGCTATAAGTATTGCCGCTCAAATTATTGACCTTACTAAGAATAAGTAAAAACTATATATAATCTTCTCTCTTTACAATACTGTGAACGTTTTTACCTGCTAAAAATCTTTTTATATTTATAAGTGCACTTATAATAGCTTTATTTATAATATTTTCTACTAGTGCAGAGTTATGAGGACTTCCTAAAAAATTTTGTAGCTCAAAGAATGGATAATTTATTTCAAATTTTCCATGAGAAAAAGGCTCAATCCACCATGCATCAATGCCAGCTAAAAATTTAGGATTTTCTTTTAAATGAAAATATAGATCTTTTTCAACTATAATATCGCCTCTTGCAACATTTATTAAAATTGCATCATCTTTCATCTTTGAGAGTTTTTCTTTGTCTATTAAATGATATGAATATTTATTAAGAGGAAGCGATAGAACGAGTATATCTGAATTTTCTAACAAATAATCTAAATCTTTTAATGTTCCAATGAAAGCTACATCTTCATTAGTTGTTCCTGTTGTATTAATTGCAAGAATATTTATATTTAATGGCCTTAAAAGCTTAGCTACCTCTTTTCCTATTCCTCCAAAACCTACTATACCACAATTTAACCCTCTTAAAGATTTGTTTAGTGTTCTATTGTTAAATATTTTATTACTAAGTTCTAAGTGTCTAACAACCAATGATTTTGATAATGCTAGTATCATGCCAAGTGTATGTTCTGCCATTGGCTCTGCATAAGCACCTGAATTGCTAGCAATCAATATGTCTTCTTTAAGGCTGTTAAAGGGTAGGTGGTCAGCGCCAGCGCTTAATAGTTGAATAAATCTACAGGATTCTAAGTAATTAATTTCATTATCCTTTAATTCTTTAGATATATTCCATGCAAAGAGGATATCACTTTTTTTCAATAAATCTTTTCTGCTTTGGCC containing:
- a CDS encoding 2-hydroxyacid dehydrogenase — translated: MNITIAFKTSDDEKSTIVENLPNNCNVSFLFNLDGQSRKDLLKKSDILFAWNISKELKDNEINYLESCRFIQLLSAGADHLPFNSLKEDILIASNSGAYAEPMAEHTLGMILALSKSLVVRHLELSNKIFNNRTLNKSLRGLNCGIVGFGGIGKEVAKLLRPLNINILAINTTGTTNEDVAFIGTLKDLDYLLENSDILVLSLPLNKYSYHLIDKEKLSKMKDDAILINVARGDIIVEKDLYFHLKENPKFLAGIDAWWIEPFSHGKFEINYPFFELQNFLGSPHNSALVENIINKAIISALINIKRFLAGKNVHSIVKREDYI
- the xdhC gene encoding xanthine dehydrogenase accessory protein XdhC, translating into MNEVYKALVKLVEENIPAVLAIVVDAKGSTPAKVSSKMLITEDGRTAGTIGGGSLEYKIIEISKEIIKTSKAKMLNFSLDESMGYQCGGSVTIYLEPINVAPRVIIFGAGHIGVALCKILRLLNLRLVVVDDRKEYIDNNDFKDVNKVYVPQLTDAFSKLEIDENSFIVIATRDHQLDLQLCKYAVNTNAKYIGVIGSKKKSEYILNSLKENGYKEDILKKVYSPVGIPIKTDTPEEIAISIAAQIIDLTKNK